A region from the Candidatus Electrothrix scaldis genome encodes:
- a CDS encoding diacylglycerol kinase: MTIKHNGIGPKRIFKAYFCSIQGLKAAFKHEAAFSEELLLTAFLLPIGLWLGDSGTERALLIGCLFLILLVELINSAIEAVVDRIGSERHELSGRAKDLGSAAVFLALLNCATVWLLILCS; the protein is encoded by the coding sequence ATGACAATAAAACATAACGGCATAGGGCCAAAAAGAATATTCAAAGCCTATTTCTGCTCCATACAAGGCCTTAAAGCAGCCTTCAAACATGAGGCTGCCTTTTCCGAAGAACTCCTCTTAACTGCTTTTTTGCTCCCCATAGGACTGTGGCTAGGCGATAGCGGCACAGAACGCGCTCTGCTTATAGGTTGCCTCTTCCTTATTCTCCTTGTAGAACTCATCAACTCTGCCATAGAAGCAGTTGTGGACCGCATTGGTTCCGAGCGCCACGAACTCTCAGGCAGGGCAAAAGATCTCGGATCTGCCGCAGTTTTCCTTGCTCTTCTGAACTGCGCTACAGTCTGGTTGCTCATATTGTGCAGCTAA
- a CDS encoding isoamylase early set domain-containing protein produces MLIKNYTKTKKKCRVTFKCPNHEQASSAVLAGEFNGWSITDTPMNKLKDGSFSVTISLAANSSYNFRYVLDGSLWINDPEADEYVANEHGESNSVVIL; encoded by the coding sequence ATGTTGATAAAAAACTATACAAAAACGAAAAAAAAGTGCAGGGTAACCTTTAAATGTCCCAATCATGAACAGGCCAGTTCAGCTGTGCTGGCCGGTGAATTTAATGGTTGGTCAATAACGGACACGCCAATGAACAAGTTAAAGGATGGAAGCTTCTCTGTCACCATATCCTTGGCTGCGAACAGTTCCTATAATTTTCGTTATGTGCTCGATGGCTCACTGTGGATTAATGACCCGGAAGCGGACGAGTATGTAGCAAATGAACATGGAGAGAGCAACTCCGTTGTTATTCTCTGA